Proteins encoded within one genomic window of Prochlorococcus marinus str. MIT 9515:
- the sodN gene encoding superoxide dismutase, Ni, which produces MLTKLLNSFLNKNSKLEVHAHCDGPCGVYDPASARVAAEAVLAMTKKLLALTPPSSTDSGDWAAYSNTFSRFVAVKEEQAKETKKEILILWTDYFKPVHLETYPELYETIWKAAKLCSACKVNIDLTQAEELMNYVEKIHTIFWESKGRSDAFVKAS; this is translated from the coding sequence ATGTTAACTAAATTATTAAATTCTTTTTTAAATAAAAATTCTAAATTGGAAGTTCATGCTCATTGTGACGGGCCATGTGGCGTTTATGATCCCGCTTCTGCAAGAGTTGCTGCAGAAGCAGTATTGGCAATGACCAAGAAGCTTCTTGCGCTTACTCCTCCTTCAAGTACTGACTCGGGAGATTGGGCTGCTTACAGTAATACCTTTTCCAGGTTTGTCGCAGTTAAAGAAGAACAGGCTAAAGAAACTAAAAAAGAAATTTTAATTTTGTGGACAGATTATTTCAAGCCAGTTCACTTAGAAACTTATCCAGAACTATATGAGACAATTTGGAAAGCAGCAAAATTATGTAGTGCTTGCAAAGTAAATATCGATTTAACTCAAGCAGAAGAGTTAATGAATTATGTAGAAAAAATACATACTATTTTTTGGGAATCTAAAGGAAGAAGTGATGCTTTCGTAAAAGCAAGCTAG
- the sodX gene encoding nickel-type superoxide dismutase maturation protease, translating to MLPTLKESDIVFFKKYIKNKSLLKVGQIVIFYHPLKNIKLIKRIGKISKNSIEVFGDNIEYSDDSNKFGSISNEKIIGIVTSSIKKIF from the coding sequence ATGCTTCCTACTTTAAAAGAAAGTGATATAGTTTTTTTTAAAAAATATATTAAAAACAAATCACTCTTAAAAGTGGGTCAAATAGTTATTTTCTATCATCCTCTTAAAAACATAAAGCTGATTAAAAGGATAGGTAAAATTAGTAAAAATAGTATCGAAGTTTTTGGGGATAATATTGAATATAGTGATGACAGCAATAAATTTGGTTCTATTAGCAATGAAAAAATTATTGGAATAGTTACTTCTAGTATTAAAAAAATCTTTTAG
- the trpC gene encoding indole-3-glycerol phosphate synthase TrpC, giving the protein MEIRRRPPNPTVRVENLEYAVPHREAKAKNILEEIVWYKDIEIKNFKKIVSLEDLIKKLDKLPPTKDFGKSILQSKIKPGVIAEIKKASPSKGVIREDFRPNEIAFSYERSGASCISVLTDKRFFQGSYEILQDVRGATNLPLLCKDFIISAYQIYKARVSGADAILLIAAILSDDDLFYLKKIADNLGMSVLVEVHDEQELKRILSFKLFDLIGINNRDLKTFKTDLKTSIEMMSKYSDIFSKHNIIPISESGINNSEELKKLVSIGIKGVLIGERFMRECDIEHSFKKLFKSI; this is encoded by the coding sequence ATGGAAATAAGACGTAGGCCACCAAATCCAACAGTTAGGGTAGAAAATTTAGAGTATGCCGTTCCTCATAGAGAGGCAAAAGCAAAAAATATTCTTGAAGAAATTGTTTGGTACAAAGATATTGAAATCAAGAATTTCAAGAAAATAGTCTCACTTGAAGATCTGATAAAAAAGCTTGATAAACTTCCCCCAACAAAAGATTTTGGTAAAAGTATTTTACAATCCAAAATCAAACCGGGAGTAATTGCTGAGATTAAAAAAGCTAGTCCTAGTAAAGGGGTGATTAGAGAAGACTTTAGACCAAATGAAATTGCTTTTAGTTATGAAAGATCTGGGGCCTCATGTATCTCTGTGCTTACTGATAAAAGATTTTTTCAAGGGAGTTATGAAATACTTCAAGATGTCCGAGGAGCTACTAATCTGCCTTTGCTCTGCAAAGATTTTATTATTTCTGCTTATCAAATATATAAAGCGAGAGTATCTGGTGCTGATGCAATATTATTAATTGCCGCAATATTAAGCGATGATGATTTATTTTATTTGAAGAAAATTGCAGACAATTTAGGGATGAGTGTTTTAGTTGAAGTTCATGATGAGCAAGAACTTAAAAGAATATTGAGTTTTAAATTATTTGATTTAATAGGAATTAATAATAGAGACTTGAAGACTTTTAAAACTGATCTAAAAACATCAATAGAAATGATGAGTAAATATTCCGATATATTTTCAAAACATAATATTATTCCTATTAGTGAATCTGGAATAAACAACTCTGAAGAGTTAAAAAAGCTTGTTTCAATTGGAATTAAGGGAGTTTTAATTGGAGAAAGGTTTATGAGGGAATGTGATATTGAACACTCTTTTAAAAAATTATTTAAATCAATTTAA
- the lpdA gene encoding dihydrolipoyl dehydrogenase, with amino-acid sequence MTDLNFDFDLIVIGAGYGGFDAAKHAAGKGLKVAIVESGDMGGTCVNKGCVPSKALLAASGKVREIANYEHLSRFGIHASPVRFERSKIADHANNLVSNVRENLTKTLKRSGVEIILGFGRLEGNQKVGVRDKNGIDKIFTCKNTVIASGSSPFVPPGINLDNRTVFTSDEAVKLEWLPRWIAIIGSGYIGLEFADVYTALGCEVTMIEALENIMPTFDPDITKIAKKNLIQSRDIDTKSNVFATKITPGCPVKIELTDAKSKEIVENLEVDAVLVATGRSPNSKNLNLDSVGIETVKGYIPIDDQMRVINGKKIIPNVWAVGDVTGKLMLAHTAAAQGTIAVDNICGKNIEINYGSIPAATFTHPEISSVGLSETDAKEKAIKEDFTLGVVKSYFKANSKALAELESDGILKLLFNKDSGKVLGAHIFGMHAADLIQEIANAISRNQDVIQLASEVHTHPTLSEVVEVAYKQAASQVK; translated from the coding sequence GTGACTGATTTAAATTTTGACTTTGATTTAATAGTAATTGGCGCAGGGTATGGAGGGTTTGATGCAGCCAAACATGCTGCAGGCAAAGGTCTTAAAGTTGCTATCGTTGAGTCTGGAGATATGGGAGGCACTTGTGTAAATAAAGGGTGCGTGCCTTCGAAAGCTCTTTTGGCAGCAAGTGGAAAAGTTAGAGAAATAGCCAATTATGAACATTTATCAAGGTTCGGTATTCATGCTTCACCTGTCAGATTCGAAAGATCAAAGATTGCTGATCATGCTAATAACTTAGTCTCAAATGTAAGAGAAAATTTAACAAAAACTCTAAAAAGAAGTGGAGTTGAAATTATCTTAGGATTTGGAAGACTTGAGGGTAATCAAAAAGTAGGAGTAAGAGATAAGAATGGAATTGATAAGATCTTTACATGTAAAAATACAGTTATTGCTTCAGGTTCTTCTCCTTTTGTACCTCCCGGAATAAATTTAGATAATAGAACAGTTTTCACAAGTGATGAAGCAGTTAAACTTGAATGGCTCCCAAGATGGATAGCTATTATTGGAAGTGGATATATAGGTTTAGAATTCGCCGATGTATATACTGCTCTAGGTTGTGAAGTGACCATGATCGAGGCTTTAGAAAATATAATGCCCACCTTTGACCCTGATATTACAAAAATAGCTAAGAAAAATCTAATTCAATCAAGAGATATTGACACTAAGTCTAATGTATTTGCGACTAAGATCACACCCGGATGCCCCGTAAAGATAGAACTTACGGATGCAAAATCAAAGGAAATTGTTGAGAACTTAGAAGTTGATGCCGTTCTTGTGGCTACTGGCAGGAGTCCTAATAGTAAGAATCTAAATCTTGATTCAGTTGGTATCGAAACTGTTAAAGGTTATATTCCTATTGATGATCAAATGAGAGTGATAAATGGTAAAAAAATAATTCCTAATGTTTGGGCCGTTGGTGATGTTACTGGTAAACTTATGCTCGCCCATACAGCAGCAGCTCAAGGAACAATAGCTGTTGATAATATATGTGGAAAAAATATTGAGATTAATTATGGAAGTATTCCAGCTGCAACATTTACTCACCCTGAGATAAGTTCAGTAGGCCTATCTGAAACTGATGCTAAAGAAAAAGCAATTAAAGAAGATTTTACTTTAGGGGTTGTGAAAAGCTATTTTAAAGCTAATTCCAAGGCACTAGCAGAATTAGAAAGCGATGGAATTCTTAAGTTACTTTTCAATAAAGATAGTGGAAAAGTATTAGGCGCGCACATCTTTGGAATGCATGCAGCTGATTTGATTCAAGAAATTGCAAATGCGATCTCTAGAAATCAAGATGTAATTCAGCTAGCTTCTGAAGTACATACTCACCCTACTCTTAGTGAAGTCGTTGAGGTCGCCTATAAACAGGCAGCTTCTCAAGTAAAGTAA
- a CDS encoding TrmH family RNA methyltransferase, whose product MYLTSKLSLIIIENIYPKITSKSNALVKRFRSFKKGSNTKDKDYFCIEGTHLIEEIIKSGNYPSKILTTEKWLYKNEELSQKFDPSLIIVVSEEVLASAVSTKNPDGVAALVQSSSILNFEINNEDDFMLVLDRIQDPGNMGNLFRTALAAGVNKVLLAGGANPLGQKVLRASSGSVFHLPFKRFDGGEEEIINSLLTSLDQFSKNGFQIISTSSHNKNPDKSQKPYWEIDWSKPTALILGNEGNGIHERIQEAFTETITIPHSELVESLNVACVAVPLLLERKRVAYISNSRIQK is encoded by the coding sequence ATGTATTTAACATCAAAATTATCCTTAATTATTATAGAAAATATTTATCCAAAAATCACTAGTAAAAGTAATGCTTTAGTTAAAAGATTTAGATCATTTAAAAAAGGATCTAATACAAAAGATAAAGATTATTTTTGTATTGAAGGCACTCATTTGATCGAAGAAATTATTAAGTCTGGTAATTATCCTTCAAAAATTTTAACTACTGAAAAATGGCTTTATAAAAATGAGGAACTTTCACAAAAATTTGATCCATCTTTAATAATTGTCGTTTCAGAAGAAGTTTTAGCGTCAGCAGTGTCCACAAAAAATCCAGATGGAGTAGCAGCTTTGGTGCAGAGTTCATCAATACTTAATTTTGAAATTAATAATGAAGATGACTTTATGCTAGTTCTTGATAGGATACAAGATCCCGGGAATATGGGGAACCTTTTTAGAACAGCTTTAGCTGCTGGGGTTAACAAGGTTTTATTGGCAGGAGGGGCGAATCCATTAGGGCAAAAGGTATTAAGAGCTTCTAGTGGATCTGTTTTTCATCTACCATTTAAAAGATTTGATGGAGGTGAAGAAGAAATAATTAATTCATTATTGACGTCATTAGATCAATTTTCGAAAAATGGGTTTCAAATAATTTCTACAAGTAGCCATAATAAAAATCCTGATAAATCTCAAAAACCGTATTGGGAAATTGATTGGTCTAAACCAACTGCACTTATATTGGGTAATGAAGGTAATGGGATTCATGAAAGAATTCAAGAAGCTTTTACTGAAACAATTACTATTCCGCATAGTGAGCTTGTAGAATCATTGAATGTGGCTTGTGTTGCAGTTCCGTTATTACTTGAACGAAAAAGAGTCGCATATATTTCTAATTCAAGAATACAAAAGTGA
- the murA gene encoding UDP-N-acetylglucosamine 1-carboxyvinyltransferase, with translation MVCESNNKSYLKSQNLKIIGKNSLRGNVKISGAKNSALVLLAASLLTDEKIILDNVPLLTDIEKMGNILKNLGVKLHNKDHQLIIDSKNISIQELPYELVNGLRASFFCIGALLTRFGKASLPLPGGCNIGERPINEHINGLRALGAEIIIEKEVVKAKLIKKKSKLFGANIRLNCPSVGATETLIMAASLAEGRTIIENAAREPEIQDLCQMLNKMGAKIYGAGKEKIIIDGVQKLHGCSHKVIPDRIEAGTFLIAAAATSSSITISPVIPNHLEAVLNKLEESGSKIEKKGNSISISGKSIKAVKIKTAPFPGFPTDLQAPFMALMTIAKGTSMISERIFENRMHHVNLLNQMGAAITVDDNTAIINGVKKLKGMNLVGSDLRSSAALIIAALISENISHIYGLEHLDRGYENFEFKLTKLGAKIIREVDGGIQTKSKNSSEIHPTKNLDINFNVA, from the coding sequence ATGGTTTGCGAAAGCAACAATAAGTCATATCTTAAATCCCAAAATTTAAAGATTATTGGCAAAAATAGCTTAAGAGGGAATGTAAAAATAAGTGGTGCAAAGAATTCTGCATTAGTATTACTTGCAGCATCATTACTAACTGACGAAAAAATCATTTTAGATAATGTTCCTCTTCTGACTGATATTGAGAAAATGGGTAATATTCTTAAGAATTTAGGAGTAAAATTACATAATAAAGATCATCAATTAATAATTGATTCAAAAAATATATCCATACAAGAACTTCCATATGAGCTTGTAAATGGATTAAGAGCTAGTTTCTTTTGTATAGGAGCATTATTAACAAGATTTGGAAAGGCTTCACTACCTTTACCCGGTGGCTGTAATATTGGTGAAAGACCTATAAACGAGCACATAAATGGGCTAAGGGCACTAGGTGCAGAAATTATTATTGAAAAAGAAGTCGTAAAAGCAAAACTAATCAAGAAGAAAAGTAAACTATTTGGTGCAAATATCAGATTAAATTGTCCCAGTGTTGGAGCTACTGAAACATTAATAATGGCAGCATCCTTAGCAGAAGGTAGAACTATAATAGAAAATGCGGCAAGGGAGCCTGAAATACAAGACTTATGTCAGATGTTAAATAAAATGGGTGCAAAAATTTATGGTGCAGGTAAAGAAAAAATAATTATTGATGGAGTTCAAAAACTTCATGGATGTTCTCACAAAGTAATTCCTGATAGAATAGAAGCTGGAACTTTTTTAATAGCAGCTGCTGCAACTTCATCCTCAATTACAATCTCTCCAGTAATCCCAAATCACTTAGAGGCAGTATTAAATAAGTTAGAAGAGAGTGGAAGTAAAATAGAAAAAAAAGGAAATTCGATTTCAATATCTGGGAAAAGTATCAAAGCTGTAAAAATCAAAACTGCTCCATTTCCAGGATTTCCTACAGACCTTCAAGCTCCATTCATGGCTCTTATGACTATAGCTAAAGGAACATCAATGATCTCTGAAAGAATTTTTGAAAACAGAATGCATCACGTTAACCTATTAAATCAAATGGGGGCTGCCATAACAGTGGATGACAATACAGCGATTATAAATGGAGTTAAGAAATTAAAAGGAATGAATTTAGTTGGTTCAGACTTGAGATCCTCAGCCGCGTTAATAATAGCTGCTTTAATTTCTGAAAATATTAGTCATATTTATGGTCTTGAGCATTTAGACAGAGGATATGAAAACTTTGAGTTTAAGTTAACCAAACTAGGAGCAAAAATCATAAGAGAAGTTGACGGTGGAATACAAACAAAATCGAAGAATTCTTCTGAGATTCACCCTACCAAAAATTTAGATATAAATTTTAATGTTGCCTAG
- a CDS encoding aspartate aminotransferase family protein, giving the protein MNTYTRFNISFKKGEGCWLWDTRGKKYLDAVAGIATCSLGHSDRILRKKLVAQLKKLQHISNLYKIEEQEELSKYLTKQSCAESVFFCNSGAEANESAIKLIKKFGNKIYTGKETFILAAESSFHGRTLATLSATGQPKYQKGFEPMVKGFKFFKYNDIASVKKLFDECQKNDQKVSGVLIEPIQGEGGVIPGDKLFFKDLRKLCTQNNSLLILDEVQSGVGRTGKMWGYETLGIEPDGFTLAKGLGGGHAIGALLVKEKANIFSPGDHASTFGGNPFACRAALTVLEEITRRKILNNVISRGNQLNEGFIKLSDKFPNIINGIRGIGLIQGLVINNSYTDPKTITLKAFDKGLLLVPAGGNVVRFVPPLIISRNEIKILLKKLNLIFEEL; this is encoded by the coding sequence ATGAATACCTATACAAGGTTTAATATATCTTTTAAAAAGGGCGAAGGATGCTGGCTTTGGGACACAAGAGGTAAGAAATATCTTGATGCAGTTGCTGGGATAGCAACATGTAGTCTTGGGCATAGCGATAGAATCCTTAGAAAAAAGTTAGTAGCTCAACTAAAAAAACTACAACATATTTCTAATCTCTATAAAATTGAAGAGCAAGAAGAATTAAGTAAATATCTTACTAAGCAGAGTTGTGCAGAAAGTGTTTTTTTCTGTAACAGTGGAGCCGAGGCGAATGAGTCAGCAATTAAATTAATTAAAAAATTCGGCAACAAAATATATACAGGTAAAGAGACTTTTATTCTTGCAGCTGAGTCAAGTTTTCATGGAAGAACACTCGCGACTTTAAGTGCAACTGGTCAGCCCAAATACCAAAAAGGTTTTGAGCCAATGGTAAAAGGATTTAAGTTTTTTAAATATAACGATATTGCTTCAGTGAAAAAATTATTTGATGAATGTCAAAAAAACGACCAAAAAGTTTCCGGAGTTTTAATTGAACCTATCCAAGGAGAAGGAGGAGTAATACCTGGAGATAAATTATTTTTCAAAGATTTAAGAAAACTTTGCACTCAAAATAATTCTCTTTTAATTCTCGATGAAGTTCAGAGTGGGGTAGGAAGAACTGGCAAAATGTGGGGGTATGAGACTCTAGGAATCGAACCTGATGGATTCACACTAGCCAAAGGATTAGGAGGAGGTCATGCCATTGGTGCTCTCTTAGTAAAAGAAAAAGCTAACATTTTCTCTCCCGGGGATCATGCAAGTACCTTTGGGGGCAATCCCTTTGCTTGTAGAGCTGCTCTGACCGTTTTGGAAGAAATTACACGACGTAAAATTCTTAATAATGTTATTTCAAGAGGTAACCAATTAAATGAAGGGTTTATAAAACTTTCAGATAAATTTCCTAATATTATTAATGGGATTAGAGGAATTGGATTAATACAAGGTCTAGTTATAAATAATTCATATACTGATCCAAAAACGATTACCCTCAAAGCTTTTGATAAAGGTTTACTTTTGGTACCCGCCGGAGGAAATGTGGTTAGGTTTGTTCCACCATTGATAATTTCGCGAAATGAAATCAAAATACTTCTTAAGAAGTTGAATTTAATTTTTGAAGAACTGTAA
- a CDS encoding bifunctional folylpolyglutamate synthase/dihydrofolate synthase, protein MKKENFKNFDLLSPKFERQNIHLGLSRIKKALKKLNDPCKNIPAIQVVGTNGKGSITAFIENILYEEKKNIGVTTSPHLLDICERIRVNKENIHKEEFESLFKKIATYLSIYKLSPFEQIICCALVFFDMKKVDLLILEAGLGGRLDATTAHNLRPIIAIGNIDLDHKEYLGDSIEKITKEKVAVIEKNAFVISFRQKTKVEEIIKARAKKVGAQIIWKESLSNEIELGLNGAFQRQNAAVAIGVIEALNNLGFNVRECSIKEGLKNTKWNGRLEIINCLNKKILVDSAHNYSAAMALSEERKTWNNQEEGVYWILGVQKSKDIVSMLKVLIKKNDHILLVPVPNQTCWRLEDLLDNAELENLNIIDFEKIDYAFNYLLELRTWPKCHPVLTGSIFLVSEFIKFANNQNY, encoded by the coding sequence TTGAAAAAAGAAAACTTTAAGAATTTTGATTTGCTTTCACCTAAATTTGAGAGACAAAATATTCACTTAGGATTATCAAGAATTAAAAAAGCGCTTAAGAAATTAAATGATCCTTGCAAAAACATCCCAGCTATTCAAGTTGTTGGAACAAATGGGAAAGGTTCGATTACTGCTTTTATAGAAAATATTCTTTATGAAGAGAAAAAGAATATTGGGGTTACCACTTCGCCTCACCTTTTAGATATATGTGAAAGGATCAGAGTGAATAAAGAAAATATTCATAAAGAAGAATTTGAGAGCTTATTTAAGAAAATTGCAACTTATCTTTCAATCTATAAATTATCCCCTTTTGAACAGATTATTTGCTGTGCACTAGTTTTTTTTGATATGAAAAAAGTCGATTTATTGATACTTGAAGCTGGTTTAGGTGGAAGATTAGATGCAACTACAGCTCATAATCTAAGACCAATAATTGCCATTGGAAATATAGATTTAGACCACAAAGAGTATCTTGGAGATTCGATAGAAAAAATTACCAAGGAAAAAGTTGCTGTAATTGAAAAAAATGCATTTGTTATTTCTTTTCGTCAAAAAACTAAAGTTGAGGAAATAATTAAAGCAAGAGCCAAAAAAGTAGGTGCACAAATCATATGGAAGGAATCACTATCTAATGAAATTGAACTTGGTTTAAATGGAGCTTTTCAAAGACAAAATGCCGCAGTTGCTATTGGAGTAATTGAGGCACTAAATAATTTAGGGTTCAATGTCAGAGAATGTTCCATTAAGGAAGGACTTAAGAACACAAAATGGAATGGGAGGTTAGAAATAATTAATTGTTTAAATAAAAAGATACTTGTCGATTCTGCACATAATTACTCTGCGGCAATGGCTCTTTCAGAGGAAAGAAAAACTTGGAATAATCAAGAGGAAGGTGTCTATTGGATTTTAGGGGTCCAAAAAAGTAAAGACATTGTATCTATGCTAAAAGTTCTTATTAAAAAAAATGATCACATATTATTAGTTCCTGTTCCTAATCAAACTTGTTGGAGATTAGAGGATCTTTTAGATAATGCTGAACTTGAAAATTTAAATATAATAGATTTTGAAAAAATTGATTATGCTTTTAATTATCTTTTGGAACTTAGAACATGGCCAAAATGTCATCCCGTACTAACTGGCTCAATTTTTTTAGTCTCTGAGTTTATTAAATTCGCAAATAATCAAAATTATTAA